The genomic segment TATTGAGCAGTTGTCGAAGGGCCGGTCCCAGAGCGCCGATCGCCAGGCGCCGGGCGCAAAGCGTCAGCCGGCGGGCCAGCTCGGCGAACTGCTGGCCGGACTGGCTGCGCTGCCGAACGAGTGCGCGGTGGCGCTCACCTGCGACTACAGCGGGCCCATGCAGAAGGCGATTGCCGGAGCGGGCCTCACCAGGTTTGTGGTTGACCTCAGGCAGCCGGACTCGGCCGAGCTGTCGGCTCTGCTTCACCGCCGGTCCAAGGAACTCGGTATCTCGCTTGAGCCGGGGGCCATGCGGCTGCTGCTGGATGTGTCCGGGGAAGAGACCACGCTGCTCCTGGGTGAGATCGAGAAACTCGCGACCGCGGTTGAGCCGGGCGACACGATTGCCGAGGATGACGTGCGAAGGCTGGCGGGCCAGTCGCGCGAGTTCGAACTTAACGAGTATGTCGGACGGGTTGTGCGACGAGACAGCGCCGGCGCGCTGGCAGTGCTCGAGCGTCTGCGCAACTGGGGCGAGGAGCCGGTGAAGATCGTCGGATGGCTGGCTGGCGCGTTCCTGGGGCGGTCCGTTGACCGGGACGGCGACAAGCTCATCCGGCTGTGCCTGCTCCAGCTATACGAGATTAACCGGGATATCATCAGCGGGCACCCGGAGCCGTTCGCGCTGTTGGAGATGTTCACCGTCTGCGCCGCGTGCCCGGAGTCCGAGCGTTACTGCTCGATCTACGCTGAGGCTCGGCCGCCCGAGTTCTGCCTGAGGCGCAAGGTGCGGCGTGACCGAACTCGCGGCCGGGTGAAGAAAGCCCTGGATGTCAGGTAGCAAGTGAAAGACCAGGACGGTAGGAGTCATCGGACCATGGCGAATGAAGAGTCAGGTAGCAACGAGAGCGGCGACCGTACGCACATCGCCTATCCGGCGCGCGAGATTGAGGAACGCTGGCAGGCGTATTGGAACGGGCAAGGTACGTTCCGGACCAACCCGGACCCGAAGCGGAAGTTCTATGTGCTGGTCATGTTCTTCTATCCGTCGGGAGACGTGCACATGGGCCATTGCCGGAACTACGTCATCGGCGACGTGCTCTGCCGATTCCGGAAGATGCAGGGCTATGATGTGCTCCACCCGTTCGGGTGGGATGCGTTCGGCCTGCCGGCTGAGAACGCAGCCATCGCGCACGGGAATCACCCGAGCTATTGGACGTTCGAGTCCATCAAGACCGCGCGTCAGAGCTTGAAGCTGCTGGGCATCGGCTACGACTGGGACCGTGAGGTAACGACCTGCCTGCCCGAGTACTATCGCTGGAATCAGTGGCTGTTCATCAAGTTCTACGAGCGCGGGCTGGCGTACCGCAAGGAAGCGTCGGTGAACTGGTGTCCGAACTGCCAGACGGTGCTGGCCAACGAGCAGGTCAAAGACGGGCTCTGCTACCGGTGCAAAGCGACCGTGGAGAAGCGGAAGCTGACGCAGTGGTTCCTCAAGATCTCCCAGTACGCCCAGGAGATGCTCGACGGCATCGATAAGCTCGACCGCTGGCCCGAGAACGTGCGTACGATGCAGCGGCACTGGATTGGGCGGTCCGAGGGTGTCGAGGTCGATTTCACGCTGGCTGAGACCGGCGAGAAGATACCGGTGTTCACGACCCGGCCGGACACGCTTTACGGGGTCACGTTCATGGCGCTGGCCCCGGACTCGGTGCTGGCTGAGACGATAGCGAAGGGAACGGAACACGAGAAGGAAGTTGACGAGTTCCGCAAGCGTATCAACGTCAGGCCGGAAATCGAGCGGCTGGCCGCTACCGGCGACAAGGAAGGCGTCTTCACCGGTAAGTACGCGGTCAACCCGCTGACCGGAGACAAGGTGCCGATTTACCTCGCGGACTTCGTGCTGGGTTCCTACGGAACCGGGATGGTGATGGCCGTGCCCGGGCACGACCAGCGCGACTTCGAGTTCGCCCGCAAGTACAAGATTCCAATCAAAGTCGTCATCCGGCCTGAACCCTCGAACCCTCGAACCCTTGAACCCTCCTCGATGGCCGCGGCTTACACCGACGTTGGGACCATGGTGAACTCGGGTCCCTTTGACGGCACGCGTTCGGACGTGGGCATCGAGAAGGTGACGGCGCACCTTGAGAAGCAGGGCATCGGTCGCCGGATGGTCAACTTCCGGCTGAAGGACTGGTTGGTGTCGCGGCAGCGGTACTGGGGTACGCCGATACCGATGGTTCACTGCCCGGAGCACGGCGTCGTGCCGGTGCCCGAGGATCAATTGCCGGTGCTATTGCCCGAGGACGTCAAGGACTATAAGCCCAAGGGTAAGTCGGTGCTGGAGGGCGTCGAGTCGTTCATCAATACTACCTGTCCGAAGTGCGGCGGGCCGGCACGGCGCGACCCGGACACGATGGACACGTTCGTCGATTCGTCGTGGTATCATCTACGGTACACAGACGCGCACAACGACCAGCTTCCCTTCAGCAAGGCAAGTGCGGACAAGTGGCTGCCGATTGACGAGTACATCGGCGGCATCGAGCACGCAACCGGTCATCTGATATTCTTCCGGTTCTTCACGAGGGCGCTGCACGACATGGGGATGCTCGCGGTCGAAGAGCCCTGCCTGACTCTGCACACCCAGGGGATGGTAGCCCTCAACGGCGTGACGATGTCCTCATCCAAGCGCGTCGGGGTCTGGGTCGGCGAGTTTGTGCCCGAGCACGGAGCCGACGTCGGACGGCTGGCAG from the bacterium genome contains:
- the leuS gene encoding leucine--tRNA ligase → MANEESGSNESGDRTHIAYPAREIEERWQAYWNGQGTFRTNPDPKRKFYVLVMFFYPSGDVHMGHCRNYVIGDVLCRFRKMQGYDVLHPFGWDAFGLPAENAAIAHGNHPSYWTFESIKTARQSLKLLGIGYDWDREVTTCLPEYYRWNQWLFIKFYERGLAYRKEASVNWCPNCQTVLANEQVKDGLCYRCKATVEKRKLTQWFLKISQYAQEMLDGIDKLDRWPENVRTMQRHWIGRSEGVEVDFTLAETGEKIPVFTTRPDTLYGVTFMALAPDSVLAETIAKGTEHEKEVDEFRKRINVRPEIERLAATGDKEGVFTGKYAVNPLTGDKVPIYLADFVLGSYGTGMVMAVPGHDQRDFEFARKYKIPIKVVIRPEPSNPRTLEPSSMAAAYTDVGTMVNSGPFDGTRSDVGIEKVTAHLEKQGIGRRMVNFRLKDWLVSRQRYWGTPIPMVHCPEHGVVPVPEDQLPVLLPEDVKDYKPKGKSVLEGVESFINTTCPKCGGPARRDPDTMDTFVDSSWYHLRYTDAHNDQLPFSKASADKWLPIDEYIGGIEHATGHLIFFRFFTRALHDMGMLAVEEPCLTLHTQGMVALNGVTMSSSKRVGVWVGEFVPEHGADVGRLAVLFAAPPEKGMDWTDDLVTGVTRFVNRLWRLYEDNPGRARFDRPDTARLTADERKLYIRLNQTIAKTVTDCEGFQFNTAIAAQMEFLNELISFADRDSAVFGFALGQFICLLAPFTPHLAEELWHRARPDAGSLFNERFPEVDSKFLVFDEMVIPVQVDGKLRDRVTVPRTATEDEVKKAALAAPGLMALLAGKHVAKVIYVKNRLVNVVLVRE
- the holA gene encoding DNA polymerase III subunit delta; translation: MAGSSAGSPRKPAQVLADIKRGKFVPVYILFGADSAAADELLRALKEALVQPGMEAFDFESVHAGELEVPILLQHVRQPPVASKRRLVVARAIEQLSKGRSQSADRQAPGAKRQPAGQLGELLAGLAALPNECAVALTCDYSGPMQKAIAGAGLTRFVVDLRQPDSAELSALLHRRSKELGISLEPGAMRLLLDVSGEETTLLLGEIEKLATAVEPGDTIAEDDVRRLAGQSREFELNEYVGRVVRRDSAGALAVLERLRNWGEEPVKIVGWLAGAFLGRSVDRDGDKLIRLCLLQLYEINRDIISGHPEPFALLEMFTVCAACPESERYCSIYAEARPPEFCLRRKVRRDRTRGRVKKALDVR